The nucleotide sequence CACGCCTGAACCCACCAGCGCAAACCCACGACCTTGACCGGGTTCGGGCGCTGCTCCCTGCTCCACCTCCCTCCGCCTGGGAATCCCTGTACGCCCTGCATGATGGTGAAGGGGATCATGGGATAGAAGGCACCCTCCTGGGCCTCAAGTTCATGCCTCTGCACGACGTCCTCCGCTGGCTGCTGGATATGCAGATGTTGATCGACCAGGGCTTTCCGGAGAACGACGGACCCAATCCGGATCCCCGCGTTTCGCAGCATTTCCCCAGCCTGGGGTTGCTGCCCGTATTCGACGACACCACTGGGAACAGCCTTGGCATCGACCTGCAGCCTGGACCTGAGGGCAAGGCTGGGCAGGTGGTGATCTTCGGGGCGGATTATGACGGGGCCCAGTACGTCTGTGCAGACCTTGTTGACCTCTTTCTCCTCCTCCTCCGCGAAGTCAACATGGGAGCTCTGGTGGTCACGCCCCATCCAGGGCAGCTACCGGAGGCCCGCTTGCAGGGCGTCACTGGC is from Deinococcus malanensis and encodes:
- a CDS encoding SMI1/KNR4 family protein, giving the protein MSAYDDLCDALEAHGVPVRSRLNPPAQTHDLDRVRALLPAPPPSAWESLYALHDGEGDHGIEGTLLGLKFMPLHDVLRWLLDMQMLIDQGFPENDGPNPDPRVSQHFPSLGLLPVFDDTTGNSLGIDLQPGPEGKAGQVVIFGADYDGAQYVCADLVDLFLLLLREVNMGALVVTPHPGQLPEARLQGVTGVLMDWLA